A single region of the Duganella sp. BuS-21 genome encodes:
- a CDS encoding S41 family peptidase translates to MGNKVKNIGLIGLGMVAGVAASFQFSAIAQKVTGAPLPLEELRQLSDVFGLIKTDYVENVDDKKLLTEAISGMVSSLDPHSVYLDKKAFREMRETVAGKFVGIGVEVGLEEGYIKVVSPIEDTPAFKAGIKAGDVITRIDGTLIKGMSLDESVKKMRGEVHSKVSVTISRKDEDKPLVFNITREEIRVQSVKAKIIEPGYAWVRISQFQEPTVDDMAKKITALYQQDPHIKGLVLDLRNDPGGVVPGAIGVSAAFLPKDAVIVSTNGQLLASKETFYGRQEFYAPRAKSDPLGKLPAALKDVPMVVLVNGGSASASEIVAGALQDYKRATVIGQQTFGKGSVQTLRQLTADTAVKLTTARYYTPKNRAIQARGITPDLLVDETAEGDGLNRLRVREADLQKHLGNDKDPEGELKRDPLEAEQSLAVLAKKTKPVEFGSKDDFQLAQALNHFKGLPVQLSKAEVKPANDVGETKPDTPPQPQPLAKPKAK, encoded by the coding sequence ATGGGCAACAAAGTCAAGAACATCGGCCTCATCGGCCTCGGTATGGTGGCTGGTGTTGCCGCCTCGTTCCAGTTTTCCGCCATCGCGCAAAAAGTCACCGGGGCGCCGTTGCCGCTGGAAGAACTGCGCCAGCTGTCCGACGTGTTCGGATTGATCAAGACCGATTACGTCGAAAACGTCGACGACAAGAAGCTGCTGACCGAAGCCATCTCCGGCATGGTGTCCTCGCTGGACCCGCACTCGGTCTATCTCGATAAGAAAGCCTTCCGCGAAATGCGCGAGACGGTGGCCGGCAAATTCGTCGGCATCGGCGTGGAAGTCGGCCTGGAAGAGGGCTACATCAAGGTGGTGTCGCCGATCGAGGACACGCCCGCCTTCAAGGCCGGCATCAAGGCCGGCGATGTCATCACCCGCATCGACGGCACCCTGATCAAGGGCATGTCGCTCGATGAATCGGTGAAGAAGATGCGCGGCGAAGTGCATTCCAAGGTCAGCGTCACCATCAGCCGCAAGGACGAGGACAAGCCGCTGGTGTTCAACATCACGCGCGAAGAGATCCGCGTGCAAAGCGTGAAGGCCAAGATCATCGAGCCTGGTTATGCGTGGGTGCGCATCTCGCAGTTCCAGGAACCGACCGTGGACGACATGGCGAAGAAGATCACCGCCCTGTACCAGCAAGACCCGCACATCAAGGGCCTGGTGCTGGATCTGCGCAACGATCCGGGCGGCGTGGTGCCGGGCGCGATCGGCGTGTCGGCGGCCTTCCTGCCGAAGGATGCGGTGATCGTCTCGACCAACGGCCAACTACTGGCCTCCAAGGAGACCTTCTACGGCCGCCAGGAATTCTACGCGCCGCGCGCCAAGTCCGACCCGCTGGGCAAGCTGCCGGCCGCGCTGAAAGACGTGCCGATGGTGGTGCTGGTGAACGGCGGTTCCGCCTCCGCTTCCGAGATCGTCGCCGGCGCGCTGCAGGACTACAAGCGCGCCACCGTCATCGGACAGCAGACCTTCGGCAAGGGCTCGGTGCAGACGCTGCGCCAGCTGACCGCCGATACTGCCGTCAAGCTGACCACGGCACGCTACTACACGCCGAAGAATCGCGCGATCCAGGCGCGCGGCATCACGCCGGACCTGCTGGTCGATGAAACGGCCGAAGGCGATGGCTTGAACCGTCTGCGCGTGCGCGAAGCGGACCTGCAAAAACACCTGGGCAACGACAAGGACCCTGAGGGCGAACTGAAACGCGATCCGCTGGAAGCCGAGCAAAGCCTGGCCGTGCTGGCGAAGAAAACCAAGCCGGTGGAATTCGGCTCCAAGGACGACTTCCAGCTGGCGCAGGCGCTGAACCATTTCAAAGGCTTGCCGGTGCAGCTGTCGAAGGCGGAAGTCAAGCCGGCCAACGATGTCGGCGAGACCAAGCCGGATACGCCGCCGCAACCGCAACCGCTGGCCAAGCCGAAAGCAAAATAA
- a CDS encoding HesA/MoeB/ThiF family protein has translation MNDSQLLRYSRHILLDEIGIEGQQKLLAARALVIGAGGLGSPAAMYLASAGVGHITLVDNDTVDLTNLQRQIAHTTERVGQPKAESARLTLAQINPEITVTALNERVDDARLAELVAAADVVLDCTDNFATRHAVNRACVAARKPLVSGAVIRFDGQISVFDPRSGEQPCYSCLFPQDQNFEDVACSTMGVFAPLVGVVGAMQAAEALKLLMGVGGSLAGRLMMLDGLHMEWTSIGVGRNDACPVCANTQQPQGE, from the coding sequence ATGAACGACTCACAATTGCTGCGCTATTCGCGCCACATCCTGCTCGACGAAATCGGCATCGAGGGCCAGCAAAAGCTGCTGGCCGCGCGCGCGCTGGTGATCGGCGCGGGCGGCCTCGGTTCGCCGGCCGCCATGTACCTGGCGTCGGCCGGCGTCGGCCACATCACGCTGGTCGACAACGACACGGTCGACCTGACCAACCTGCAGCGCCAGATCGCCCACACAACCGAACGGGTGGGCCAGCCCAAGGCCGAATCGGCCCGCCTGACGCTGGCGCAGATCAATCCCGAGATCACCGTCACCGCGCTCAATGAGCGGGTGGACGACGCGCGCCTGGCCGAACTGGTCGCCGCCGCCGACGTGGTGCTGGACTGCACCGACAACTTCGCCACCCGGCACGCCGTCAACCGCGCCTGCGTGGCCGCGCGCAAGCCGCTGGTGTCGGGCGCCGTGATCCGCTTCGACGGGCAGATCAGCGTGTTCGATCCGCGCAGCGGCGAACAGCCTTGCTACTCCTGCCTGTTCCCGCAGGATCAGAACTTCGAGGACGTGGCCTGTTCCACCATGGGCGTGTTCGCGCCGCTGGTGGGCGTGGTCGGCGCCATGCAGGCGGCCGAAGCGCTCAAGCTGCTGATGGGCGTGGGCGGTTCGCTGGCCGGGCGCTTGATGATGCTCGACGGCCTGCACATGGAATGGACCAGCATCGGCGTGGGCCGCAACGACGCGTGCCCGGTATGCGCCAACACACAACAACCACAGGGAGAATGA
- a CDS encoding amidohydrolase family protein, protein MKRLAVLPLALAAAFGAQAATTTKYLIISEIANKQIGQQIVERQDDGLTKVTFGYKDNGRGPDLVEQFRVGADGTITEYAVKGNSTFGAVVDEQFSRKGDQAQWKSTTEQGEKTVSGAAAYLPLNSSFEVESIAISALAKNPDGKLALLPSGTLSQRELNRVEVTSAAGQKQTVRLLAQTGVGLSPSFYWATSGDAPRLFAVIIPGFGNMLEEGWQAVAPELAKLQKAAEQQMLTDAAAKLQHPLNGLTVVRNARIFDSEKAVVGQPSDIYVLRGRITSVQPAGAPVREADNVIDAAGRIVLPGLFDLHGHVDRWAGALDMAAGVTSVRDMGNDNKQLQAMMDETAAGKLLAPQVVPAGFLEGESPYSANLGYVIKDLKEAKDAIDWYAERGYPQLKIYNSFPKAILKDTIAYAHSRGMRVSGHIPAGLRAQEALDAGYDEIQHINQVLLNFLVKPDTETRNLNRFVLPAEKVADLDFNSKPVKDFVAYLAKKQISIDPTLATFAFLKQRDGDVNEPYASVASHMPPDVARGFKVGTMKIDGDAQLKRYEKSYAKMVQFVGIMYKAGVPIVAGTDDIPGFTLHSELALLVKAGLTPAQALQVATRNGARYTRTSNDRGSIAPGKLADIVLVDGDPTKNIEDVRKVSAVMTRGFLIYPQEIDAALGIAPFVGEAPKVNKSAAPVAEAYGGSNEGARARIEGSAKKHH, encoded by the coding sequence ATGAAACGCCTCGCCGTCCTACCGCTCGCGCTGGCCGCCGCCTTTGGTGCGCAAGCCGCCACCACCACCAAATACCTGATCATTTCCGAGATCGCCAACAAGCAGATCGGCCAGCAAATCGTCGAGCGCCAGGACGACGGCCTGACCAAGGTGACCTTCGGCTATAAGGACAATGGCCGCGGCCCGGACCTGGTGGAGCAGTTCCGTGTGGGCGCGGACGGCACCATCACCGAATACGCGGTCAAGGGCAATTCGACCTTCGGCGCGGTGGTGGACGAGCAGTTCAGCCGCAAGGGCGACCAGGCGCAGTGGAAGTCGACCACCGAACAGGGCGAGAAGACCGTCAGCGGCGCGGCCGCCTATCTGCCGCTGAACAGTTCTTTCGAGGTGGAGTCGATCGCCATTTCGGCGCTGGCGAAAAATCCGGACGGCAAACTGGCCCTGCTGCCATCGGGCACGCTGTCGCAGCGTGAGCTGAACCGCGTGGAAGTCACCAGCGCCGCCGGCCAGAAACAGACCGTGCGCCTGCTGGCGCAAACCGGCGTTGGCCTGTCGCCGTCGTTCTACTGGGCCACCAGCGGCGATGCGCCGCGCCTGTTCGCCGTGATCATCCCCGGCTTCGGCAATATGCTGGAAGAGGGCTGGCAGGCCGTGGCGCCGGAACTGGCCAAGCTACAAAAAGCCGCCGAGCAGCAGATGCTGACCGATGCCGCCGCCAAGCTGCAGCACCCGCTCAACGGCCTGACCGTGGTACGCAACGCCCGCATCTTCGACAGCGAGAAGGCCGTCGTCGGCCAACCGTCCGATATCTATGTGCTGCGCGGCCGCATCACCTCCGTGCAACCGGCCGGTGCGCCGGTGCGCGAGGCCGACAATGTGATCGACGCCGCCGGCCGCATCGTGCTGCCAGGTTTGTTCGACCTGCACGGCCACGTCGACCGCTGGGCCGGCGCGCTGGACATGGCGGCCGGCGTCACCAGCGTGCGCGACATGGGCAACGACAACAAGCAGTTGCAGGCGATGATGGACGAAACCGCCGCCGGCAAGCTGCTGGCGCCGCAGGTGGTGCCGGCCGGTTTCCTGGAGGGCGAGAGCCCGTACAGCGCCAATCTCGGTTACGTCATCAAGGATCTGAAGGAAGCCAAGGACGCCATCGACTGGTACGCAGAGCGCGGCTATCCGCAGCTGAAGATTTATAACTCCTTTCCGAAAGCCATTCTGAAGGACACCATCGCCTATGCGCACAGCCGTGGCATGCGCGTTTCCGGCCACATTCCGGCCGGCCTGCGCGCGCAGGAAGCGCTGGACGCCGGCTATGACGAGATCCAGCACATCAACCAGGTGCTGCTGAACTTCCTGGTCAAGCCGGATACCGAAACGCGCAACCTGAACCGCTTCGTGCTGCCGGCCGAGAAGGTGGCGGACCTGGACTTCAATTCCAAGCCGGTGAAGGACTTCGTGGCCTACCTGGCGAAGAAGCAGATCTCCATCGACCCGACGCTGGCCACCTTCGCCTTCCTCAAGCAGCGCGACGGCGACGTCAACGAGCCTTACGCATCGGTGGCTTCGCACATGCCGCCGGATGTGGCGCGCGGCTTCAAGGTCGGCACCATGAAGATCGACGGCGACGCGCAGCTCAAGCGCTACGAGAAGTCCTACGCCAAGATGGTGCAGTTCGTCGGCATCATGTACAAGGCCGGCGTGCCGATCGTGGCCGGCACCGACGATATTCCCGGCTTTACCCTGCATTCGGAGCTGGCGCTGCTGGTCAAGGCCGGGCTGACGCCGGCGCAGGCGCTGCAGGTGGCCACCCGCAACGGCGCGCGCTACACCCGCACCTCGAATGATCGCGGCAGCATCGCGCCGGGCAAGCTGGCCGATATCGTGTTGGTGGACGGCGATCCGACCAAGAACATCGAAGATGTGCGCAAGGTGTCGGCGGTGATGACGCGCGGTTTCCTGATCTATCCGCAGGAGATCGACGCCGCACTGGGCATCGCGCCGTTCGTGGGCGAGGCGCCCAAGGTGAACAAGAGCGCGGCGCCGGTGGCCGAGGCCTACGGCGGCAGCAACGAGGGCGCCCGCGCACGCATCGAAGGCAGCGCCAAAAAACACCATTAA
- the gspG gene encoding type II secretion system major pseudopilin GspG, protein MKKLNFRRPAHRLQRGFTLIEIMVVVVIMGVLAALVVPKLISRTGESKVAAAKVDIATIMQALKLYKLDNQRYPTTEQGLQSLIEKPTGGPAANGWKAGGYVEKMPKDPWGNQYQYLSPGIKGEIDVFSYGADGQPGGTGDDADIGSWDN, encoded by the coding sequence ATGAAAAAGCTTAATTTCCGCCGCCCAGCCCATCGCCTGCAACGCGGCTTTACGCTGATCGAAATCATGGTGGTGGTGGTCATCATGGGCGTGCTGGCCGCGCTGGTGGTGCCCAAGCTGATCAGCCGCACCGGCGAATCCAAGGTCGCCGCCGCCAAGGTCGATATCGCGACCATCATGCAGGCGCTCAAGCTGTACAAGCTCGATAACCAGCGCTACCCGACCACCGAACAGGGCCTGCAATCGCTGATCGAGAAACCGACCGGTGGCCCGGCCGCCAACGGCTGGAAGGCCGGCGGTTATGTCGAGAAAATGCCGAAGGACCCGTGGGGCAATCAGTACCAGTATCTGTCGCCGGGCATCAAGGGCGAGATCGACGTGTTCTCCTACGGCGCCGATGGTCAACCAGGCGGCACCGGCGATGACGCCGACATCGGCTCCTGGGATAACTGA
- a CDS encoding GspH/FimT family pseudopilin yields the protein MHRERGFTLIELLVVMVILGITLGLVSLNAMPGQKQSMQQDAKRIALLLQLARDEAIVRNRQIAFEAGAENYRFMIRNDNKQWEQVTQDDLLREREFKNAPLTLMLDPTPALPEATLRIIFGREPVDKPFVLTMTGSDGGSVAIRADGIGHFTVE from the coding sequence ATGCACCGCGAGCGTGGCTTCACGCTGATCGAACTGCTGGTGGTGATGGTCATCCTGGGCATCACCTTGGGGCTGGTGTCGCTGAATGCGATGCCGGGCCAGAAGCAGTCCATGCAGCAGGACGCCAAGCGCATCGCTTTGCTGCTGCAGTTGGCGCGCGATGAAGCCATCGTCCGCAACCGCCAGATCGCCTTCGAGGCCGGCGCGGAAAACTACCGCTTCATGATCCGCAACGATAACAAGCAATGGGAGCAGGTGACGCAGGACGATCTGCTGCGCGAGCGCGAATTCAAGAACGCGCCCCTGACCCTGATGCTGGACCCCACGCCGGCGTTGCCGGAAGCGACGCTGCGCATCATCTTCGGCCGCGAGCCGGTCGACAAACCCTTTGTGCTGACCATGACCGGCAGCGACGGTGGCAGCGTTGCCATCCGCGCCGACGGCATCGGTCACTTCACGGTGGAATAG
- the gspI gene encoding type II secretion system minor pseudopilin GspI, with protein sequence MRPSFKSLTSFNRGFTMLEVLVALMIVATALIASLRAVGSLTSNSDGLRANMMATWSAENRLVQMRLSKVFPPIGKQTYDCPQGDLQLVCEEEVIASPNPRFRRVEVSVFEAAHPERRIIKLVQLVLSP encoded by the coding sequence ATGCGGCCATCGTTCAAATCACTCACCTCGTTTAATCGTGGCTTCACCATGCTGGAAGTGCTGGTGGCGCTGATGATTGTCGCCACTGCGTTGATCGCTTCGCTGCGCGCGGTCGGCAGCCTCACCTCCAACAGCGACGGCCTGCGCGCCAATATGATGGCCACCTGGTCGGCCGAGAACCGGCTGGTGCAAATGCGCCTGTCCAAGGTGTTCCCGCCGATCGGCAAGCAGACCTACGATTGCCCGCAGGGCGATTTGCAGCTGGTGTGCGAAGAAGAGGTTATCGCCAGCCCGAATCCGCGCTTCCGCCGGGTGGAGGTCAGCGTGTTCGAGGCCGCGCATCCAGAGCGCCGCATCATCAAGCTGGTCCAACTGGTGCTGAGCCCATGA
- a CDS encoding prepilin-type N-terminal cleavage/methylation domain-containing protein — protein MTSRARGFTLIELLLAISILAIIAVLGWRGLDSIVRSRETLTAGMDQSRGLQLAFAQMQSDCENMADGPLLRNRAFLQAEDNRITLVRMVLGENQPTRLQVVSYRVVDGVLTRRESASTRELTQLDGLWQAALSDTDPAAAVALQAGVQNMVMRFWVPTANSGVSVVSNAGGWRPAAGALTAGAPGVTVLPTGLEVSMTQQGLEIPMVKSFLLGAL, from the coding sequence ATGACGTCCCGTGCGCGCGGCTTTACGCTGATCGAGCTGCTGCTGGCCATTTCGATTCTGGCCATCATCGCAGTGCTGGGCTGGCGCGGGCTCGATAGCATCGTGCGTTCGCGCGAGACGCTGACGGCAGGCATGGACCAATCGCGCGGCTTGCAGCTAGCCTTCGCGCAAATGCAGAGCGATTGCGAGAATATGGCAGACGGCCCGCTGCTGCGCAATCGCGCCTTCCTGCAGGCGGAAGACAACCGCATCACACTGGTGCGCATGGTACTGGGCGAGAACCAGCCGACGCGCCTTCAGGTGGTGTCCTACCGCGTGGTGGACGGCGTGCTGACGCGGCGCGAGTCGGCCTCCACGCGCGAGCTGACGCAGCTCGACGGCCTATGGCAGGCGGCCCTCAGCGACACCGATCCCGCCGCCGCCGTGGCGTTGCAGGCCGGCGTGCAGAATATGGTGATGCGCTTCTGGGTCCCGACCGCCAACAGTGGTGTGAGTGTGGTCAGCAATGCCGGCGGCTGGCGGCCGGCGGCCGGCGCCCTGACTGCCGGGGCGCCCGGCGTGACCGTTCTGCCTACCGGCCTGGAAGTGTCGATGACGCAGCAGGGCCTGGAAATCCCGATGGTGAAGTCCTTCCTGCTGGGGGCACTGTGA
- the gspK gene encoding type II secretion system minor pseudopilin GspK has translation MKLKRQQGVAVVTALLLTTLAVTIVTSLFWQQQVQVRSMENQRLQLQTRWILRGALDLSRLILNQDFASFPNYTQLDGVWATPLEETRLDDYVERERLQGENFNATLSGRMMDAQGRYNLANLALSGQAGAAEVEVFARLLTNLRLDSGLAVAVAELVKNAAPPAARSPDGTQLAATTTSAANQPIGLVRVEDLLAVSGFTPQAIEQLRDYVIILPASGTKLNVNTAPAELLSALVPELSLSDAAAMVSSRKTAYYSDSSKFIGQSQMSGKTIKAVWGVHSEYFLAYSRVRLDRATLETQSLLRRPPNQGTQVVWIREY, from the coding sequence GTGAAGCTGAAGCGGCAACAAGGCGTGGCCGTGGTGACGGCGCTGTTGCTGACCACCTTGGCGGTGACCATCGTCACCAGCTTGTTCTGGCAGCAGCAGGTACAGGTACGCTCGATGGAGAACCAGCGCCTGCAACTGCAAACGCGCTGGATCCTGCGCGGCGCGCTGGACCTGAGCCGGCTGATTTTGAATCAGGACTTTGCGAGCTTTCCGAACTACACGCAATTGGACGGCGTGTGGGCCACGCCGCTGGAGGAGACGCGGCTGGATGATTATGTCGAGCGGGAGCGCCTGCAGGGCGAGAACTTCAACGCCACCCTGTCCGGCCGCATGATGGATGCGCAGGGACGCTACAATCTCGCCAACCTGGCGCTAAGCGGGCAGGCGGGTGCCGCCGAGGTGGAGGTGTTCGCGCGCCTGCTGACCAATCTGCGGCTCGATTCCGGCCTGGCGGTCGCCGTGGCGGAGCTGGTGAAGAACGCCGCGCCGCCTGCGGCGCGATCGCCGGACGGAACGCAGCTTGCCGCGACCACCACCAGCGCCGCCAATCAGCCCATCGGCCTGGTGCGGGTGGAGGATTTGCTGGCGGTGAGCGGCTTTACGCCGCAGGCCATTGAACAGCTGCGCGACTATGTCATCATACTGCCGGCAAGCGGCACCAAGCTGAACGTGAACACCGCGCCGGCCGAACTGCTGTCAGCACTGGTGCCGGAGCTGTCGCTGTCGGATGCGGCGGCGATGGTCAGCTCGCGCAAGACGGCCTACTACAGCGATAGTTCAAAGTTCATCGGGCAGTCGCAGATGAGCGGCAAAACGATCAAGGCGGTGTGGGGCGTGCACAGCGAATACTTCCTGGCGTATAGCCGGGTGAGGCTGGACCGGGCGACGCTGGAAACGCAGTCGCTGCTGAGGCGGCCGCCAAACCAGGGCACGCAGGTGGTATGGATACGGGAATACTAA
- the gspL gene encoding type II secretion system protein GspL — MTTLFIRYPAKASIDSGAAQSCPFALVGDGGNLLQQGAAPLGNLTDMVAAARRVVLLLAASDTTLVRVKAPPLSAAKLKAALPALVEEHVLGDPADCVLAATAEDSAGLRTVAVVQRAWLDVLVKALLAQGAHAVSAVPSQLCLPFQPGGVSATLLQGDAGYDLVMRQSQHEGLGLTLPAQPLAALQTLRALAGDQPVTLYLQTAQMAQFAPLAVEVSQLTMEEDHWAHWVAAARGAGLDLAPALGASGSSARAWQRWRWPLRIAVLALLVNVVGMNIEWMRLKNQAKVVTQSMTQTFKSVYPKEPLVAAPMDQMARNVRLAKANSGQTGADEFVTLSAAFGEALGALPRRDIIATLEYKDRALVVKVKPNTVDAAAAAQLRAALAGRSLDMQESTPGSWKIIPVAGGKS, encoded by the coding sequence TTGACTACACTATTTATCCGCTATCCGGCCAAGGCCAGCATCGACAGCGGCGCCGCCCAGAGCTGCCCGTTCGCGCTGGTGGGCGACGGCGGCAATCTGCTGCAGCAGGGCGCTGCGCCGCTGGGGAACCTGACGGATATGGTGGCCGCCGCGCGCCGCGTGGTGCTGCTGCTGGCCGCCTCGGACACCACGCTGGTGCGCGTCAAGGCGCCGCCGCTGTCGGCCGCCAAACTCAAGGCCGCGCTGCCGGCGCTGGTGGAAGAACATGTGCTGGGCGATCCGGCCGACTGCGTGCTGGCCGCCACCGCCGAAGACAGCGCAGGCCTGCGCACCGTGGCCGTGGTGCAGCGCGCCTGGCTGGACGTGCTGGTCAAGGCGCTGCTGGCGCAAGGCGCGCACGCCGTGTCGGCCGTGCCGTCGCAACTGTGCCTGCCGTTCCAGCCGGGCGGCGTCTCGGCCACGCTGCTGCAGGGCGACGCCGGCTATGACCTCGTCATGCGCCAGTCGCAGCACGAAGGCCTGGGCCTGACGCTGCCGGCGCAACCGCTGGCGGCGCTGCAGACCTTGCGCGCGCTGGCCGGCGATCAACCGGTTACGCTGTACCTGCAAACGGCGCAAATGGCGCAGTTCGCGCCGCTGGCGGTCGAGGTGTCGCAGCTCACAATGGAAGAAGACCACTGGGCGCACTGGGTGGCGGCGGCGCGCGGCGCCGGCCTCGATCTGGCCCCGGCGCTGGGCGCCAGCGGCTCCTCCGCGCGCGCATGGCAGCGCTGGCGCTGGCCGCTGCGCATCGCCGTGCTGGCGCTGCTGGTCAACGTGGTGGGCATGAATATCGAGTGGATGCGCCTGAAGAACCAGGCCAAGGTGGTGACCCAGTCCATGACCCAGACCTTCAAGTCGGTGTATCCGAAAGAACCGCTGGTGGCCGCGCCGATGGACCAGATGGCGCGCAACGTGCGCCTGGCCAAGGCCAATAGCGGCCAGACCGGCGCCGACGAATTCGTCACCCTGAGCGCCGCCTTTGGCGAAGCGCTGGGCGCGCTGCCGCGCCGCGACATCATCGCCACGCTGGAATACAAGGACCGCGCGCTGGTGGTCAAGGTCAAGCCCAACACCGTGGATGCGGCGGCGGCGGCGCAGTTGCGCGCCGCGCTGGCCGGCCGCAGTCTGGACATGCAGGAATCAACGCCGGGCAGCTGGAAGATCATTCCCGTCGCCGGAGGAAAATCATGA
- a CDS encoding type II secretion system protein M, with protein MSKTNPFQELRLRADAFWQVRTEQERKLLRIGGIVVGLGLFYGVLVDPALSGRATLQKTLPELNQQAAAMQNMAREAQALQGQNNIAPTPMTRDNLSAGLAARGLTAQSLNVTGDYAKLQFNGVQYAGLVAWLDAIRIESRIAVTEASFTAQDAPGVVNASLTLRQGAR; from the coding sequence ATGAGCAAGACGAATCCATTCCAGGAACTGCGCCTGCGCGCCGACGCCTTCTGGCAGGTGCGCACCGAGCAGGAACGCAAGCTGCTGCGCATCGGCGGCATCGTGGTCGGCCTGGGCCTGTTCTACGGCGTGCTGGTCGACCCGGCGCTGTCGGGCCGCGCCACGCTGCAGAAGACGCTGCCGGAGCTGAACCAGCAGGCTGCCGCAATGCAGAACATGGCGCGCGAGGCGCAGGCGCTGCAAGGCCAGAACAATATCGCCCCGACGCCGATGACGCGCGATAACCTCAGCGCCGGCCTGGCCGCGCGCGGCCTCACGGCGCAGTCGCTCAACGTCACCGGCGACTACGCAAAGCTGCAGTTCAACGGCGTGCAGTACGCCGGCCTGGTGGCGTGGCTGGATGCGATCCGCATTGAAAGCCGCATCGCCGTCACCGAAGCCAGTTTCACCGCACAGGATGCGCCGGGCGTGGTCAACGCCAGCCTGACGCTGCGCCAGGGAGCCCGATGA
- a CDS encoding type II secretion system protein N: protein MKRAVLWLLTIALTMAATLLVFFPATWLGSIVEQRTGGRLTLGDAQGTLWRGSAFVGGAAGNNGPVTPLLPGRFSWKISPLALVGMVDMQLENPQALAQPLTFRGGWSHWQLSPSALLLPAEGLSGLGAPLNTMAPSGSMRLSWSGLELALLNRQVGVEGRTTLEMSDMASRLSSIRPLGSYTLTLDWHGQQAQLALSSVKGPLLLSGRGSLNNGRLQFSGQAEAAQGYDETLANLLNLLGQRKPGSDRNVIALEFH from the coding sequence ATGAAGCGCGCCGTGCTATGGTTGCTGACCATCGCGCTGACGATGGCCGCGACGCTGCTGGTGTTTTTCCCGGCAACGTGGCTCGGTTCCATCGTCGAGCAGCGCACCGGCGGCCGTTTGACGCTGGGGGATGCGCAGGGTACGCTGTGGCGCGGTTCGGCCTTTGTCGGCGGCGCGGCGGGCAATAACGGCCCGGTGACGCCGCTGCTGCCGGGCCGCTTCAGCTGGAAGATTTCGCCGCTGGCGCTGGTCGGCATGGTCGATATGCAGCTGGAGAACCCGCAGGCGTTGGCGCAGCCGCTGACCTTCCGGGGCGGCTGGTCGCACTGGCAACTGAGTCCGTCGGCGCTGCTGTTGCCGGCCGAAGGCCTGTCCGGCCTGGGCGCACCGCTCAACACCATGGCGCCCAGCGGCAGCATGCGCTTGTCGTGGAGCGGCCTGGAACTGGCGTTGCTCAACCGCCAGGTCGGCGTCGAAGGCCGCACCACGCTGGAGATGAGCGACATGGCCTCGCGCCTGTCGTCGATCCGCCCGCTGGGCAGCTACACGCTGACGCTGGACTGGCACGGCCAGCAGGCGCAGTTGGCGCTCAGTTCCGTCAAAGGACCGCTGCTGTTGAGCGGGCGCGGAAGCTTGAACAACGGCCGCCTGCAGTTTTCCGGTCAGGCCGAGGCAGCACAAGGATACGATGAGACGTTGGCCAATCTGTTGAATTTGCTGGGCCAGCGCAAGCCAGGTAGTGACCGTAACGTGATCGCTTTAGAGTTCCATTAA